The Rattus rattus isolate New Zealand chromosome 1, Rrattus_CSIRO_v1, whole genome shotgun sequence genome includes a region encoding these proteins:
- the Kcnab2 gene encoding voltage-gated potassium channel subunit beta-2 isoform X2, whose product MYPESTTGSPARLSLRQTGSPGMIYRNLGKSGLRVSCLGLGTWVTFGGQITDEMAEHLMTLAYDNGINLFDTAEVYAAGKAEVVLGNIIKKKGWRRSSLVITTKIFWGGKAETERGLSRKHIIEGLKASLERLQLEYVDVVFANRPDPNTPMEETVRAMTHVINQGMAMYWGTSRWSSMEIMEAYSVARQFNLIPPICEQAEYHMFQREKVEVQLPELFHKIGVGAMTWSPLACGIVSGKYDSGIPPYSRASLKGYQWLKDKILSEEGRRQQAKLKELQAIAERLGCTLPQLAIAWCLRNEGVSSVLLGASNAEQLMENIGAIQVLPKLSSSIVHEIDSILGNKPYSKKDYRS is encoded by the exons gAATCTGGGCAAATCTGGCCTTCGGGTCTCCTGCCTGGGGCTTG GAACATGGGTGACCTTCGGAGGCCAGATCACAGATGAG ATGGCAGAGCACCTAATGACCTTGGCCTACGACAATGGCATCAACCTGTTCGATACGGCGGAGGTCTACGCAGCTGGCAA GGCTGAAGTGGTATTAGGGAACATCATTAAGAAGAAGGGGTGGAG GCGGTCCAGCCTTGTCATCACCACCAAGATCTTCTGGGGCGGAAA GGCAGAGACCGAGAGAGGCCTTTCCCGGAAGCACATAATCGAAG gaCTGAAAGCTTCCCTGGAGAGGCTGCAGCTGGAGTACGTGGATGTGGTTTTTGCCAACCGCCCAGACCCCAACACACCCATGGAAG agaccGTGCGGGCCATGACCCATGTCATCAACCAAGGGATGGCCATGTACTGGGGCACATCACGCTGGAGCTCCATGGAGATCATG GAGGCCTACTCGGTGGCTCGGCAGTTCAACCTGATCCCGCCCATCTGCGAGCAAGCAGAATACCACATGTTCCAGAGGGAGAAGGTAGAGGTCCAGCTGCCAGAGCTGTTCCACAAGATAG GAGTAGGTGCCATGACCTGGTCCCCTCTGGCCTGCGGCATCGTCTCAGGGAAGTATGACAGTGGGATCCCACCCTACTCCAGAGCCTCTCTGAAG ggctACCAGTGGTTGAAGGACAAGATCCTGAGTGAGGAGGGTCGCCGCCAGCAGGCCAAGCTGAAGGAACTACAGGCCATTGCAGAGCGCCTAGGCTGCACCCTCCCACAGCTGGCCATAG cctggtgcctgaggaacgAGGGCGTCAGCTCCGTGCTCCTGGGTGCTTCCAATGCAGAACAACTTATGGAGAATATTGGAGCAATACAG GTCCTTCCAAAATTGTCGTCTTCCATCGTCCACGAGATCGACAGCATTCTGGGCAATAAACCCTAcagcaaaaaggactatagatCCTAA